From the genome of Nicotiana sylvestris chromosome 2, ASM39365v2, whole genome shotgun sequence, one region includes:
- the LOC138885878 gene encoding uncharacterized protein gives MEENPFADIEENIEDTNAIVPPVVGAATFKVEHGLILMLKADGFFRNSTDDDPTQHLRNFLGVCVMHKQNNVLDDALRLRCFKYSLAGDTRKWLQNLPPNSIHSWHELVQAFLSKWFLQSKKSELRDRIFFFKQVPREHLHEAWDRFKLYLVRSPNNGFPNSILLENFYMGLDHMNQYIAKNVVDGSFMDKSFSRVTQILDKMAKHNQPWHSEDTTGGITYGSPSLSNMIKENQERDQVIAGLATNVNVLTKMFTESQTKKAIKGNNTKFKDNKINGGQTHKGKATNNGETTKVAQTNLQNQSSNPYVTPKGQYSNQGSSSESKLEGEGEQVVEVEEFKKAVEVEEPSIVEIEKFPEDVQVQKDNREEVKEKAKETPKTLPPIPRPPPPLPQRLARKVDDSKLENFYDILKQLSVNIPFVEAFQEMSGFVMYLKDLITKKKTTKNEVVNMTHRVSSIIATSTVQKKEDPGAFTIPCTIGAHDFARALCDNGASINLMPLTIYKKA, from the exons atggaagaaaatccttttgcggACATCGAGGAGAacattgaggatacaaatgctattgtacctccGGTCGTTGGTGCTGCAACTTTCAAGgtggaacatggtttaatcctTATGCTCAAAGCGGATGGGTTTTTTAGGAATTCCACTGACGATGATCCGACACAACATCTTAGAAACTTCTTGGGTGTGTGTGTGATGCATAAGCAGAACAATGTCTTGGATGATGCCCTAAGGTTGAGATGCTTCAAGTACTCTCTAGCTGGTGACACAAGGAAATGGCTTCAAAATCTGCCACCAAACTCCATTCATTCTTGGCACGAACTTGTCCAAGCATTCTTATCTAAATGGTTCCTGCAAAGTAAGAAGTCTGAGCTTCGGGATAGAAtcttctttttcaagcaagtaccgAGAGAACATCTACATGAGGCATGGGATCGTTTCAAATTATATTTGGTGAGGTCTCCCAACAATGGTTTTCCGAATTCTATCTTGTTGGAAAATTTTTATATGGGCTTAGATCATATGAACCAATATATAGCCAAGAATGTAGTTGACGGATCTTTCATGGACAAATCATTCTCAAGGGTGACACAAATACTTGACAAAATGGCAAAACATAATCAACCATGGCATTCCGAGGATACCACAGGTGGAATCACATATGGCTCTCCTTCCTTGAGCAACATGATCAAGGAAAATCAAGAGAGAGATCAAGTGATTGCAGGGCTTGCTACAAATGTCAATGTTTTGACAAAGATGTTCACCGAAAGCCAAACAAAGAAG GCtatcaaaggcaacaataccaagttcaaggacaacaaaatcaatggaggccAAACCCACAAGGGTAAGGCCACCAACAATGGCGAAACGACCAAGGTGGCTCAAACCAACTTGCAAAACCAgagttcaaacccttatgttACCCCAAAGGGTCAATATTCCAATCAAGGGTCCTCAAGTGAGTCTAAGTTGGAAG GAGAAGGTGAACAAGTGGTTGAGGTAGAAGAGTTCAAGAAAGCGGTTGAGGTTGAAGAGCCAAGTATTGTCGAAATTGAGAAGTTTCCTGAGGATGTGCAAGTGCAAAAAGATAACCGGGAAGAGGTAAAGGAAAAGGCAAAAGAGACACCAAAAACTCTTccacctattcctagacctcctcctccGTTACCTCAAAGACTCGCTAGGAAGGTTGACGATAGCAAACTTGAAAATTTCTATGACATTCTCAAGCAATTATCGGTGAATAttccatttgtggaagcatttcaagagatgtcgggttttgttatgtatttgaaagatttgatcaCCAAGAAGAAAACCACAAAAAATGAAGTGGTGAATATGACTCACCGGGTTAGTTCCATTATTGCAACATCCACCGTACAAAAGAAAGAAGACCCGggagctttcaccattccttgtacTATTGGGGCACATGATTTTGCAAGAGCCCTTTGTGATAATGGAGCTAGCATCAACTTGATGCCTCTTACTATTTACAAGAAAGCATAA